In Lonchura striata isolate bLonStr1 chromosome 18, bLonStr1.mat, whole genome shotgun sequence, one genomic interval encodes:
- the DERL3 gene encoding derlin-3 isoform X3 has protein sequence MAYQGFAQEYLGMPAVTRAYTTACVLTTAAVIWRLITNFLFFGPLGFSFFFNMIFLYRYCRMLEEGSFRGRTADFVFMFLFGGFLMTLFGLFASLFFLGQAFTIMLVYVWSRRNPYIRMNFFGLLNFQAPFLPWVLMGFSLLLGNSIIIDLLGIAVGHIYYFLEDVFPNQPGGKKLLLTPSFLKMVFDTPEEDPNYNPLPEDRPEHQPRDQDQNQQQHPQ, from the exons ATGGCGTACCAGGGCTTCGCGCAGGAGTACCTGGGCATGCCGGCCGTGACCCGCGCCTACACCACCGCCTGCGTGCTCACCACCGCCGCCGTG atATGGAGGCTGATCACCAACTTCCTCTTTTTTGGGCCCCTGGGattcagtttctttttcaaCATGATATTTCT GTACAGGTACTGCCGCATGCTAGAAGAAGGCTCCTTCCGTGGAAGGACGGCTGACTTTGTCTTCATGTTCCTCTTTGGAGGGTTTCTCATGACA CTGTTTGGACTCTTTGCCAGCCTGTTTTTCCTGGGCCAGGCTTTCACCATCATGCTGGTGTACGTGTGGAGTCGCAGGAACCCTTATATCCGCATGAACTTCTTTGGGCTTCTTAACTTCCAAGCCCCCTTCCTGCCCTGGGTCCTGATGGGATTCTCTCTGCTCCTAGGCAACTCCATCATCATTGATCTGCTGG GGATTGCAGTGGGTCATATCTATTATTTCTTGGAAGACGTTTTCCCCAatcagcctggaggaaagaaGTTGCTGTTAACTCCTAGCTTTCT GAAGATGGTTTTTGACACACCTGAAGAGGATCCCAATTACAACCCTCTCCCTGAGGATCGTCCAGAACACCAGCCCAGAGACCAAGACCAgaaccagcagcagcatccacagTAG
- the SLC2A11 gene encoding solute carrier family 2, facilitated glucose transporter member 11: MNKLQRLLQNKILILAICAAGIGGTFQYGYNISIINAPASYIQVFMNTTWLERMGAPLDSNMVLLLWSFTVSAYPLGGLTGAVAAGPMAIMLGRKMSLLLNNVFVIIAAALSGFSRMAKSFEMIMLSRFFTGINAGVSMNIQPMYLAESAPKKLRGAVALTSASFTALGLVLGQVVGLRELLGGEESWPFLLASNVVPALIQLTALPWFPESPRYLLIDRGDKESCISALQKLRGTSDLSAELEEMLAEQAAVKGQRAKNPWELVQSPGLRWQLVSVVVLSSAMQLCGNDSMYFYAAYVFQEAGIPEDKIPYVVIGTGSCELITSVTCNMIIDYAGRRPLLLGGYTFMAGWAIVFMVALSQQTQISWMPYLSMACIFAYILSFGIGPAGVTGVLPTEVFDQMSRPAAYMICGSLLWFNLFLVGTAFPFIVKSLAHFCYIPFLVVCVCTALYVWFFLPETKGKSFLEISEEFRKRNFKTKTHGGFYKGPEEIKTTTL; encoded by the exons ATGAACAAACTGCAGAGACTG CTTCAGAACAAGATCCTGATCCTGGCAATATGTGCTGCTGGGATTGGAGGCACCTTCCAGTATGGTTACAACATCTCCATCATCAATGCCCCAGCCTCG TACATCCAGGTGTTCATGAACACGACCTGGCTGGAGCGCATGGGAGCTCCCCTGGACAGCAACATGGTCCTGCTGCTCTGGTCCTTCACAGTCTCTGCTTACCCTCTGGGAGGTCtcactggggctgtggctgctggtcCCATGGCCATCATGCTGGGCAG gaagatgtccctgctgcTGAACAATGTCTTTGTGATCATAGCTGCAGCCTTGTCCGGCTTCAGCCGAATGGCCAAATCCTTTGAAATGATTATGCTCAGCAGATTTTTTACTGGCATCAATGCAG GTGTGAGCATGAACATCCAGCCCATGTATCTGGCAGAGAGTGCCCCAAAGAAGCTCCGAGGAGCTGTGGCCTTGACTTCTGCATCCTTTACAGCCCTGGGGCTGGTGCTGGGGCAGGTTGTTGGACTCAG GGAGCTCCTAGGAGGGGAGGAGAGCTGGCCATTCCTTTTAGCAAGCAATGTGgttcctgccctgatccagctcacagctctgccGTGGTTCCCTGAAAGTCCCAGATATCTCTTGATTGACCGTGGAGACAAAGAATCTTGCATCTCTG cactgcagaagcTCAGAGGCACCAGTGACCTgagtgcagagctggaagagatgctggcagagcaggctgCAGTGAAAGGCCAGAGAGCAAAGAACCCGTGGGAGCTGGTCCAGAGCCCGGGCCTGCGCTGGCAGCTGGTGAGCGTCGTGGTGCTGAGCAGCGCCATGCAGCTCTGCGGGAACGACTCG ATGTATTTTTATGCAGCTTATGTGTTCCAAGAGGCTGGAATTCCTGAGGACAAAATCCCCTACGTTGTAATCGGCACGGGAAGCTGTGAGCTGATCACATCTGTCACTTGT AACATGATTATAGACTATGCTGGTCGGAGGCCACTGCTGCTGGGGGGGTACACCTTCATGGCAGGATGGGCCATTGTCTTCATGGTCGCTCTGAGCCAGCAG ACTCAGATTAGCTGGATGCCTTATCTCAGCATGGCCTGCATTTTCGCCTATATCCTGAGCTTTGGAATCGGACCAG ctggtgTAACAGGAGTTCTGCCCACAGAGGTTTTTGATCAAATGTCCCGACCAGCTGCTTACATGATCTGTGGCTCCCTGCTCTGGTTCAACCTGTTTCTGGTTGGAACAGCCTTTCCATTCATTGTG aaAAGTCTAGCACATTTCTGCTACATCCCATTCCTTGTGGTCTGTGTGTGCACTGCCCTCTACGTTTGGTTTTTCCTTCCTGAGACAAAGGGAAAGTCCTTCCTGGAAATCTCGGAGGAGTTCAGGAAACGCAACTTCAAAACAAAGACCCATGGAGGTTTCTATAAAGGCCCTGAGGAGATCAAAACCACCACATTGTag
- the DERL3 gene encoding derlin-3 isoform X2, producing MAYQGFAQEYLGMPAVTRAYTTACVLTTAAVLEFITPFQLYFNPDLIFRKFQIWRLITNFLFFGPLGFSFFFNMIFLYRYCRMLEEGSFRGRTADFVFMFLFGGFLMTLFGLFASLFFLGQAFTIMLVYVWSRRNPYIRMNFFGLLNFQAPFLPWVLMGFSLLLGNSIIIDLLGIAVGHIYYFLEDVFPNQPGGKKLLLTPSFLKMVFDTPEEDPNYNPLPEDRPEHQPRDQDQNQQQHPQ from the exons ATGGCGTACCAGGGCTTCGCGCAGGAGTACCTGGGCATGCCGGCCGTGACCCGCGCCTACACCACCGCCTGCGTGCTCACCACCGCCGCCGTG ctggagttCATCACCCCCTTCCAGCTGTACTTCAACCCCGACCTCATCTTCAGGAAGTTCCAG atATGGAGGCTGATCACCAACTTCCTCTTTTTTGGGCCCCTGGGattcagtttctttttcaaCATGATATTTCT GTACAGGTACTGCCGCATGCTAGAAGAAGGCTCCTTCCGTGGAAGGACGGCTGACTTTGTCTTCATGTTCCTCTTTGGAGGGTTTCTCATGACA CTGTTTGGACTCTTTGCCAGCCTGTTTTTCCTGGGCCAGGCTTTCACCATCATGCTGGTGTACGTGTGGAGTCGCAGGAACCCTTATATCCGCATGAACTTCTTTGGGCTTCTTAACTTCCAAGCCCCCTTCCTGCCCTGGGTCCTGATGGGATTCTCTCTGCTCCTAGGCAACTCCATCATCATTGATCTGCTGG GGATTGCAGTGGGTCATATCTATTATTTCTTGGAAGACGTTTTCCCCAatcagcctggaggaaagaaGTTGCTGTTAACTCCTAGCTTTCT GAAGATGGTTTTTGACACACCTGAAGAGGATCCCAATTACAACCCTCTCCCTGAGGATCGTCCAGAACACCAGCCCAGAGACCAAGACCAgaaccagcagcagcatccacagTAG
- the DERL3 gene encoding derlin-3 isoform X1 — MAYQGFAQEYLGMPAVTRAYTTACVLTTAAVQLEFITPFQLYFNPDLIFRKFQIWRLITNFLFFGPLGFSFFFNMIFLYRYCRMLEEGSFRGRTADFVFMFLFGGFLMTLFGLFASLFFLGQAFTIMLVYVWSRRNPYIRMNFFGLLNFQAPFLPWVLMGFSLLLGNSIIIDLLGIAVGHIYYFLEDVFPNQPGGKKLLLTPSFLKMVFDTPEEDPNYNPLPEDRPEHQPRDQDQNQQQHPQ; from the exons ATGGCGTACCAGGGCTTCGCGCAGGAGTACCTGGGCATGCCGGCCGTGACCCGCGCCTACACCACCGCCTGCGTGCTCACCACCGCCGCCGTG cagctggagttCATCACCCCCTTCCAGCTGTACTTCAACCCCGACCTCATCTTCAGGAAGTTCCAG atATGGAGGCTGATCACCAACTTCCTCTTTTTTGGGCCCCTGGGattcagtttctttttcaaCATGATATTTCT GTACAGGTACTGCCGCATGCTAGAAGAAGGCTCCTTCCGTGGAAGGACGGCTGACTTTGTCTTCATGTTCCTCTTTGGAGGGTTTCTCATGACA CTGTTTGGACTCTTTGCCAGCCTGTTTTTCCTGGGCCAGGCTTTCACCATCATGCTGGTGTACGTGTGGAGTCGCAGGAACCCTTATATCCGCATGAACTTCTTTGGGCTTCTTAACTTCCAAGCCCCCTTCCTGCCCTGGGTCCTGATGGGATTCTCTCTGCTCCTAGGCAACTCCATCATCATTGATCTGCTGG GGATTGCAGTGGGTCATATCTATTATTTCTTGGAAGACGTTTTCCCCAatcagcctggaggaaagaaGTTGCTGTTAACTCCTAGCTTTCT GAAGATGGTTTTTGACACACCTGAAGAGGATCCCAATTACAACCCTCTCCCTGAGGATCGTCCAGAACACCAGCCCAGAGACCAAGACCAgaaccagcagcagcatccacagTAG